GGATACAGGCGCAGTACGCTGCGTTATTCCGGCTGCCGTCATGGAACTCTTGGGCCTGCGCACGACTTCGCGACGGCGCGCCCAATTCGCCGACGGGCGCTCGGAAGAAGTGGATGTGACTGAGCCGGTTCGCATTGAACTGGAAAACCGCCCGACCTACGAGGATTGCCTGGTCTTGGGCGATCAGGTGCTCATTGGCCAAACGGCGCTGAAAAGCACCGACCTCTTTGTGGATTGCGTGGGCGGGAGGCTGGTGCCCAATCCGGCCCACCCGAATGCCGTCGTCTTGGGTGTGCTCTAACCGACACTCGCGAAACGGCAACAATTTCCCCGCCGCGATGATTGCGAGCGGGGTATGACCAAACGGCCAACAACAAACAATTTGCGAGCTTCGGCCGCTGTCCAGAACGAAACGGACGATTTCATTCACGGGAGAGTTCTGGAAGCACGCCGGTACTCAGCGTTTGCCGGAAGCGTCACTCATGACGGATGGGGAAAGACCTGCGTGACCGGCGTGGTGGCGGTTGACGGTGAAGGCTGCTCAAGATAATCTGCGAATATGACGGATGAGGAGTTAAAAAGCTTGGTCGC
Above is a window of Verrucomicrobiota bacterium DNA encoding:
- a CDS encoding clan AA aspartic protease, whose translation is MRSGLIKPEQVRSVEIEALVDTGAVRCVIPAAVMELLGLRTTSRRRAQFADGRSEEVDVTEPVRIELENRPTYEDCLVLGDQVLIGQTALKSTDLFVDCVGGRLVPNPAHPNAVVLGVL